DNA sequence from the Malus sylvestris chromosome 10, drMalSylv7.2, whole genome shotgun sequence genome:
AATCCCTCTCAGCGCCCTcaccatcttcttcattttttggCGTTTCCTTTCACTATTGCAGCTGCTACTGCTACCAATGGCAGTAGATTTTTCAAGTGAAGAACACAGCCCTTCCTTCTTGGTTTTCAAACCATAACTGGAGCAAGAATCAGAGAATGAGCTCCCATAATTTCCACGAGTTCGTGCTGTACTGACCTCTTCCTCATCATAATCTTCCAGCTCTTCCTCTTCCAGGCTCAACAATGCATCAATATCATCGGAGTCCTCCTTCAGAGTAGACGATGCTTCTCTATTGTCAATATTTCCCTCGTTCAATCCCAGATTGTCTTGGATGTAAGCTGCACAGAGGTTAAAGGCAGGACCAGTAATTTTGTGGGAAATTTCAGGATTGAACATAATCTGACTTCGATGATCAGTTTGGTCGAAGATAATGAAATTCTTCGGGCAGATGCTAGAGGTTTGAAATTCAACACCATGGAAAGGTCTAAAGTGATTTGCGTCATTGGGTAAAACTGCCCCACACCCAGAAGCAACTGGAATATGCATGTAATTATTACCCACTTGATTTGAAAACGGCGGAGCTGCCTTGTTGGGGTCAAATTGCTGGTCACTCTGCATCAGAAATTCTAAGTAATTAAAGCTTAACAGACGGCGTTTCAACTGAAGTGTCAGATTCTTTGACTTCTAACTGGATGAAGGTTCGCAAAGATAATACGAGAACTGTTTACAAATCAAGTTATTTCCATTTTGGTCACGAGAGCCACCTATTCCCAACCAAAAGCAACCACAACAACTACAACTGCCTTCTTATGTATAAATACCGCAAGAGTGCCAGTTTATACCAAATCCCCGAGTCCAGAGGGCTTTTGATATAATACTACGTAACAGGTTTAAGCAACTGACGGAAATATTCAGCCTGTGAGAGCAAAGAAAGAGGATATCAACAAATTTGTTTTAACATCTTGATAGTGGTACAATCAAGCATGCAAGTCAAGAACAATCATTTGAATGCATATC
Encoded proteins:
- the LOC126585574 gene encoding transcription factor bHLH144-like, whose product is MQSDQQFDPNKAAPPFSNQVGNNYMHIPVASGCGAVLPNDANHFRPFHGVEFQTSSICPKNFIIFDQTDHRSQIMFNPEISHKITGPAFNLCAAYIQDNLGLNEGNIDNREASSTLKEDSDDIDALLSLEEEELEDYDEEEVSTARTRGNYGSSFSDSCSSYGLKTKKEGLCSSLEKSTAIGSSSSCNSERKRQKMKKMVRALRGIVPGANEMNTVAVLDEAVQYLKSLKVELQKLGVENLND